One genomic segment of Synchiropus splendidus isolate RoL2022-P1 chromosome 16, RoL_Sspl_1.0, whole genome shotgun sequence includes these proteins:
- the mrpl33 gene encoding 39S ribosomal protein L33, mitochondrial, with product MFLTSVNLAKAKSKVILVQMLSAAGTGYSFNIKRNRLADKLVMRKKDPLVNQHVLFFEKRKIRSI from the exons ATGTTTCTCACGTCGGTGAACT tGGCCAAGGCCAAATCAAA AGTGATCCTGGTCCAGATGCTGAGCGCAGCGGGGACCGGGTACAGCTTCAACATCAAGAGGAACCGCCTTGCTGACAAACTTGTCATGAGAAAGAAAGATCCGCTGG TAAATCAGCACGTCCTGTTCTTCGAGAAGAGGAAGATACGCTCTATTTGA